A window of the bacterium genome harbors these coding sequences:
- a CDS encoding type II toxin-antitoxin system HicA family toxin has translation MNRGAQREVKRLVKDLTRLGWTVTLGKGGHYKAVAPNPNIPVIFIPKTPSEYRSLKNLKSILRRYGVFV, from the coding sequence ATGAACCGCGGCGCGCAGCGTGAGGTCAAGCGCCTCGTCAAGGACCTAACTCGACTCGGCTGGACGGTGACGCTCGGAAAGGGCGGACACTACAAAGCCGTCGCACCCAACCCCAACATCCCGGTCATCTTCATCCCGAAGACGCCGAGCGAATATCGATCCCTGAAGAACCTGAAATCCATTCTGCGCCGCTACGGCGTGTTCGTATGA
- a CDS encoding M23 family metallopeptidase — MAAPPVDPARSRRTSAFGTRIGRTSGQPTFHAGLDFRGSRGDPVFAADGGEIEYIGREADQARRTRGYGNVIAIRHDDGTRTVYAHLNHVYPILGQRVGPGKLIGTVGNTTNGKFPRMGSHLHFEVRRPARDGSAPFPGPYRALNIDPEQWLSERGVQLARNGTITLDTARGGQAPASGPTLSGLGINDAGLDLSAEGLPDEPLRDPWTFEPTSPIFIASVVAMGAFIVVVGAFTIFRDVRIVA, encoded by the coding sequence ATGGCCGCACCACCCGTTGATCCCGCGCGCTCCCGGCGCACCTCCGCTTTCGGCACGCGCATCGGGCGTACGTCGGGCCAGCCCACCTTCCACGCGGGGCTCGACTTCCGCGGCAGCCGTGGCGATCCCGTCTTCGCAGCGGACGGCGGGGAGATCGAGTACATCGGCCGTGAGGCGGACCAGGCCCGACGGACGCGCGGCTACGGCAACGTGATCGCCATTCGCCACGACGACGGGACACGGACCGTCTACGCGCATCTGAACCACGTCTACCCCATCCTCGGTCAGCGCGTCGGTCCGGGAAAGCTCATCGGCACGGTGGGCAACACCACCAACGGAAAGTTTCCGCGCATGGGCTCGCACCTCCATTTCGAGGTGCGTCGACCCGCACGCGACGGCTCCGCGCCATTTCCCGGTCCGTACCGCGCGCTCAACATCGATCCCGAGCAGTGGCTCAGCGAGCGCGGTGTGCAGCTCGCGCGCAACGGCACCATCACCCTCGACACGGCGCGAGGGGGGCAGGCGCCAGCTTCCGGTCCGACGCTTTCGGGGCTCGGGATCAACGATGCCGGTCTCGACCTGAGCGCCGAGGGGCTGCCTGACGAGCCGCTACGGGACCCGTGGACGTTCGAGCCGACGAGCCCAATCTTCATCGCGAGCGTCGTCGCCATGGGCGCGTTCATCGTTGTCGTGGGCGCGTTCACAATCTTCCGAGACGTGCGTATCGTAGCGTGA
- a CDS encoding IS110 family transposase, protein MEEATTEKRNPKPDHSDLTENQIRIRHAVGLLYDLQKLRIQSGNRTSAGVDTIELDEADRVFVGKLSTGLEAVEKDALKEVKRLLKCEPIWNAWIKNQKGVGPTMGGVLIAYINVHRAPTVSSVWKYCGLAVVNGQSDRRRKGEKCGYNPFLKAKMVEVLAGCLIKAKSPWKDIYDGRKNRRRNQLLDECMACAGTGKIKGAVCLNCKGKGGPAPWGKSDAHRERDARRVMVKLFLAELHTTWRTLEGLPVRPSYAEEYLGRKHHA, encoded by the coding sequence ATGGAAGAAGCGACAACCGAGAAGCGAAACCCGAAGCCCGATCACAGTGACCTGACGGAGAACCAAATCCGGATTCGTCACGCGGTGGGGCTGCTCTACGACCTACAGAAGCTACGCATTCAGTCGGGCAACCGAACGAGTGCGGGCGTCGACACCATCGAGCTGGACGAGGCGGACCGCGTCTTCGTCGGCAAGCTCAGCACGGGCCTCGAAGCCGTCGAGAAGGACGCGCTCAAGGAGGTCAAGCGTCTGCTGAAGTGCGAGCCCATCTGGAACGCGTGGATCAAAAACCAGAAGGGCGTCGGACCGACGATGGGCGGCGTGCTCATCGCCTACATCAACGTCCATCGCGCGCCGACCGTGAGCAGCGTGTGGAAGTATTGCGGGCTTGCGGTCGTCAACGGCCAGTCGGACCGACGGCGCAAGGGCGAGAAGTGCGGGTACAACCCGTTCCTCAAAGCCAAGATGGTCGAGGTGCTCGCCGGCTGCCTCATCAAGGCCAAGTCGCCGTGGAAGGACATTTACGACGGCCGAAAGAACCGACGCCGCAATCAGCTCCTCGACGAGTGCATGGCGTGCGCCGGCACCGGCAAGATCAAGGGCGCCGTCTGTCTCAACTGCAAGGGCAAGGGCGGACCTGCGCCGTGGGGAAAGAGCGATGCGCATCGAGAGCGCGACGCACGACGCGTCATGGTCAAGCTCTTCCTCGCCGAGCTGCACACCACGTGGCGCACGCTCGAAGGACTCCCGGTCCGGCCTTCCTACGCGGAGGAGTACCTGGGCCGAAAGCATCATGCCTAG
- a CDS encoding helix-turn-helix transcriptional regulator, with product MGRTKKQTTEVTFAEVLGGVIHAFRKKQKASQRVFAERAGITQAMLSRIERGACDVSVETLWQIYEGHGLVPSSVLRAAETIWDQLE from the coding sequence ATGGGACGAACAAAAAAGCAGACTACCGAGGTGACTTTCGCGGAGGTTCTCGGCGGCGTGATTCACGCTTTCCGAAAGAAACAGAAGGCTTCGCAGCGCGTCTTCGCAGAGCGCGCCGGTATCACGCAGGCGATGCTCAGCCGCATCGAGCGAGGCGCGTGCGACGTCTCTGTCGAAACGCTTTGGCAGATTTACGAAGGGCACGGCCTCGTTCCGTCGAGTGTGCTCCGCGCAGCTGAGACCATCTGGGATCAGCTCGAATGA
- a CDS encoding tyrosine-type recombinase/integrase, which translates to MNDFIDDLEQWMRRSGFRQSTIRRTLQDTTQLLTWLREGKDPPRRLRASVRRLEFYFDDLDVEPMSWLRKGMDAVLAAPPPKTPLERRRARQGRKKRQQKSYADKDWKRLWVAIREDDSTPARVIELMVVTGLRVGDLLRLSRRRLRDGLDRNVITIEQKGGDDRLIYTEGTRWPWKRLYSAFEGVHASTVAWLVAPNGDGSPLSSDAAYMAVNRRLKKLGKDLGIPGPHRTHRIRRTVAVQALRLTEDLPAVQQLLGHKSINTTLGYVSEARPEREAELRKQLGQMFRSEDE; encoded by the coding sequence ATGAATGATTTCATCGACGACCTTGAACAATGGATGCGCCGGTCCGGCTTTCGTCAGTCGACCATCCGGCGCACCCTTCAAGACACCACGCAGCTGCTCACGTGGCTTCGTGAAGGGAAGGACCCTCCGCGGCGCCTCAGGGCCTCGGTCCGGCGCCTGGAGTTTTACTTCGACGACCTCGACGTCGAACCCATGAGCTGGCTCAGAAAGGGCATGGACGCCGTTCTGGCCGCGCCCCCACCCAAGACGCCGCTGGAGCGTCGCAGGGCCCGTCAGGGCCGTAAAAAGCGCCAGCAGAAGAGCTACGCCGACAAGGACTGGAAGCGGCTCTGGGTGGCCATTCGCGAGGACGACAGCACTCCAGCGCGCGTCATCGAGCTGATGGTGGTCACAGGGCTTCGGGTGGGCGATCTCCTTCGTCTCAGTCGACGCCGGCTGCGCGATGGTCTGGACCGCAATGTCATCACCATCGAGCAAAAAGGTGGTGACGACCGCCTCATCTACACCGAAGGCACCAGATGGCCGTGGAAGCGCCTCTACAGCGCGTTTGAGGGTGTCCACGCGAGCACCGTAGCTTGGCTCGTCGCGCCCAACGGCGATGGCTCACCGCTGAGCAGCGACGCGGCTTACATGGCCGTCAACCGACGGCTCAAAAAGCTCGGCAAGGACCTCGGTATTCCCGGCCCGCATCGCACACACCGCATCCGGCGCACCGTCGCCGTTCAAGCGCTCCGACTCACCGAAGACTTGCCGGCCGTCCAGCAGCTCCTCGGACACAAGAGCATCAACACCACACTCGGCTACGTGAGTGAGGCCAGGCCGGAGCGTGAAGCCGAGCTGCGAAAGCAGCTGGGACAGATGTTCCGGTCCGAAGACGAATGA